A region of Hydrogenimonas cancrithermarum DNA encodes the following proteins:
- a CDS encoding NADH-quinone oxidoreductase subunit M, with the protein MDHILSVLVFFPVVAGLLGFVVSKESIRAYGISVAAIEFLLSLWLWFSFDGSYPGMQFVEILPLIPSFGISYYLGVDGISLFIVVLSTFITLIGLIALSIEKDLKNMIISLLFLEMTMVGVFLSLDAILFYVFWELSLVPMLYIIGAWGGELRIYAAIKFFLYTFAGSLIMLVGMLVMAYLYYQATGVWSFAITEWHRLILPMNYQIWLFIAFFIGLAIKVPMFPFHTWLPYAHGQAPTIGSVILAAVLLKMGTYGLVRLPLPMFPDASVYMIYPVAILSLIMIIYTAMVAYAQEDMKQVIAYSSVSHMGVIVLGTFAMNPEGIAGSVFFMLSHGIVSGALFMLVGVIYDRRHTKLMSEFGGLAKVMPRYATIMGIMVMASVGLPLTMSFVGEFLSLAGFYQVSHTMTILAGTSIILGAVYMLTLYKKSFFGDVVHEKNKDLKDLNGKESMALWSLVLVTVWLGVYPKPVLEPINTSVESLVSFMHKKAITDEAKSVIKPTVIKREAE; encoded by the coding sequence ATGGATCACATTTTATCAGTCTTGGTTTTCTTCCCGGTGGTTGCCGGGCTGCTTGGCTTTGTCGTCTCAAAAGAGTCGATCCGGGCATACGGTATATCGGTGGCTGCGATTGAATTCCTGCTCTCGTTGTGGCTCTGGTTCAGTTTCGACGGAAGTTATCCTGGAATGCAGTTCGTGGAGATTCTTCCGCTCATTCCGAGTTTTGGCATAAGCTACTATCTCGGTGTGGACGGCATCTCTTTGTTCATCGTCGTTCTTTCAACCTTTATCACGCTGATCGGGCTTATCGCGCTCAGTATCGAAAAAGATCTCAAAAACATGATCATATCGCTCCTCTTTCTCGAGATGACGATGGTGGGTGTATTTCTCTCTCTGGATGCGATACTTTTCTACGTATTCTGGGAACTCTCGCTCGTTCCGATGCTCTATATCATCGGTGCATGGGGCGGTGAGCTGAGAATCTACGCCGCGATCAAGTTTTTTCTCTACACCTTCGCCGGTTCGCTTATCATGCTGGTCGGTATGCTGGTCATGGCCTATCTCTATTACCAGGCAACAGGTGTCTGGAGTTTCGCGATTACGGAATGGCATCGTCTGATTTTGCCGATGAATTACCAGATCTGGCTTTTCATCGCCTTTTTCATCGGCCTCGCGATCAAGGTTCCAATGTTCCCGTTCCATACATGGCTTCCGTATGCACACGGACAGGCACCGACGATCGGTTCGGTCATTCTTGCAGCCGTTTTGCTTAAAATGGGTACTTACGGCCTTGTACGTCTGCCGCTTCCAATGTTTCCAGATGCTTCGGTCTACATGATCTATCCTGTCGCGATCCTGTCGCTCATCATGATCATCTATACCGCGATGGTCGCCTACGCACAGGAGGACATGAAACAGGTCATCGCCTACAGTTCCGTTTCTCATATGGGTGTCATCGTTCTGGGAACGTTCGCGATGAATCCCGAAGGAATTGCCGGCTCGGTATTCTTCATGCTTAGCCATGGTATCGTCAGTGGAGCGCTCTTCATGCTCGTCGGAGTCATTTACGACAGACGCCACACGAAACTGATGAGCGAGTTTGGCGGCCTGGCGAAAGTGATGCCTCGCTATGCGACGATCATGGGTATCATGGTCATGGCGTCCGTCGGCCTTCCGCTTACGATGAGTTTCGTCGGTGAGTTCCTGAGCCTCGCGGGCTTCTATCAGGTATCGCATACGATGACGATTCTGGCGGGGACCAGTATCATACTCGGTGCCGTCTATATGTTGACGCTCTACAAGAAGTCTTTCTTCGGCGACGTCGTACACGAAAAGAACAAAGATCTCAAAGATCTGAACGGAAAAGAGAGCATGGCGCTCTGGTCACTCGTACTTGTCACTGTCTGGTTGGGTGTCTATCCGAAACCGGTCCTCGAACCGATCAACACGAGTGTCGAATCACTCGTTTCATTTATGCATAAAAAAGCGATTACCGATGAAGCCAAAAGCGTGATCAAACCGACGGTAATCAAAAGGGAGGCGGAATAA
- the mqnP gene encoding menaquinone biosynthesis prenyltransferase MqnP, translating into MFQHSVFSLPFIFIAMIVSADGWFGWQLLLLGVLAAVSARNFAMLVNRYLDRDIDALNPRTRNRPSVDGRFSQTQLRLLILINALVFIATAYIINDLAFWLSFPILLVLGGYSWFKRFSELAHLVLGLSLGLAPIAGAVAVEGEIPMWSMMLAVGVMFWVAGFDLLYSLQDMAFDKAQGLFSIPSRYGSDCTIFLARIFHAIAVLFWAFFTAMASLGFFAWLAVFVGAAMLVYEHRIVSRDFTKIDRAFFTVNGYLGFVYLLLIIADRMAG; encoded by the coding sequence ATGTTTCAACATTCTGTCTTCTCGCTTCCTTTTATCTTTATCGCAATGATCGTATCGGCCGACGGATGGTTTGGCTGGCAGCTTCTGCTGCTCGGCGTGCTTGCGGCGGTGAGTGCCAGAAACTTCGCGATGCTGGTCAACCGCTATCTCGACCGCGATATCGACGCACTCAATCCACGGACCCGGAACCGCCCGAGTGTCGACGGGCGCTTTTCACAGACCCAGCTGCGCCTTCTGATTCTCATCAATGCACTCGTTTTCATCGCAACGGCATATATCATCAACGATCTGGCCTTTTGGCTTTCGTTTCCGATATTGCTCGTTTTGGGCGGCTACTCCTGGTTCAAGCGCTTTTCCGAGCTCGCGCACCTGGTGTTGGGACTCTCCCTTGGACTGGCCCCGATCGCCGGTGCCGTTGCCGTCGAAGGGGAGATTCCGATGTGGTCGATGATGCTTGCAGTCGGCGTGATGTTCTGGGTGGCCGGCTTCGATCTGCTCTATTCGCTTCAGGATATGGCGTTCGACAAAGCGCAGGGGCTCTTTTCGATTCCGTCGCGGTATGGGAGCGACTGTACGATCTTTCTGGCACGCATCTTCCATGCGATCGCCGTACTCTTCTGGGCCTTTTTCACGGCGATGGCGTCGCTCGGCTTTTTTGCATGGCTGGCCGTTTTTGTTGGCGCTGCGATGCTCGTCTATGAGCATCGAATCGTCAGCAGAGATTTCACGAAGATCGACCGCGCCTTCTTCACTGTCAACGGCTATCTCGGTTTTGTCTATCTCCTTTTGATCATCGCCGACAGGATGGCAGGATGA
- a CDS encoding GGDEF domain-containing protein, with amino-acid sequence MHHRFCEKELDTVYDAFYHEFLAQKNMSSFFESKEQIGKIAEKQKKLLIDYLEHEIFDPALYEELGKSHHDRKIPFLSICEAVNFLERATISLFLHPETHGDSVESVIRYYEEAERFIAKGYFFNDMHRFVQTLTKKRNKSNAPVVAHLMKIHVDWMMELDKIVQKEPLDYDRLEAFIETPCRFGKELDMLKEHTHTCEEFDQIKREHIEFHKDLYVLHYTLKREDYIRAYALFQEIKTLILEIETLLFVINIFDISEELKYDGLTRAFSKRMIAPILGQEVELSRLAGKPLLVAMIDIDDFKRINDTFGHAFGDFVLAKLVRLMQRNMRRSDYLFRYGGEEFLVLMPNTDLEGALRVLEKVRRKVHGHFFKQGNRETRFTISIGLFEVDPEWIRSIDGIIEEADKRLYEAKRNGKNKVVYGCLPR; translated from the coding sequence ATGCACCATCGATTTTGCGAGAAAGAGCTGGATACCGTTTACGACGCTTTTTATCATGAGTTTCTAGCGCAAAAAAATATGTCCTCTTTCTTTGAATCGAAAGAGCAGATCGGGAAGATTGCCGAAAAGCAGAAAAAACTTTTAATCGACTATCTCGAACATGAAATCTTCGATCCGGCACTCTATGAGGAGCTAGGAAAAAGCCATCACGACAGAAAGATCCCTTTTCTATCTATATGCGAAGCGGTCAACTTTCTGGAACGGGCGACCATCTCTCTCTTTCTGCACCCCGAAACCCATGGAGACTCCGTAGAGTCCGTCATTCGCTACTACGAAGAGGCGGAACGCTTCATCGCAAAAGGCTATTTTTTCAACGATATGCATCGCTTTGTGCAAACCCTCACGAAAAAAAGAAACAAATCCAATGCCCCTGTTGTGGCCCATTTGATGAAGATCCATGTCGACTGGATGATGGAGCTGGACAAAATCGTACAAAAGGAGCCGCTCGATTACGATAGGCTCGAAGCGTTTATCGAGACGCCGTGCCGGTTCGGAAAGGAACTGGATATGCTTAAAGAGCATACCCATACCTGTGAAGAGTTCGACCAGATAAAGCGCGAACATATAGAGTTTCACAAAGATCTCTATGTGTTGCACTACACTTTGAAGCGGGAGGATTACATACGTGCTTATGCGCTCTTTCAGGAGATCAAGACGCTTATACTCGAGATAGAGACACTGCTTTTCGTCATCAATATCTTCGATATTTCGGAAGAGTTGAAGTACGATGGGCTGACCCGTGCTTTCAGCAAACGGATGATCGCTCCCATTCTCGGCCAAGAGGTCGAACTGAGCCGTCTCGCCGGAAAACCGTTGCTCGTCGCAATGATCGATATCGACGATTTCAAACGTATCAACGATACTTTCGGACACGCGTTCGGGGATTTCGTTCTCGCCAAACTGGTTCGTCTGATGCAGCGTAACATGCGGCGTTCCGATTATCTGTTTCGTTATGGCGGGGAAGAGTTTCTCGTACTTATGCCCAATACGGATTTGGAAGGAGCGTTGCGTGTTTTGGAAAAAGTGCGCCGAAAAGTGCATGGCCATTTTTTCAAGCAAGGCAATCGAGAAACGAGATTTACGATCAGTATCGGCCTTTTCGAAGTCGACCCGGAGTGGATCCGGTCGATCGATGGAATAATTGAGGAAGCGGACAAACGGCTTTACGAGGCCAAACGAAACGGAAAAAACAAAGTCGTTTATGGTTGTTTGCCTCGGTAG
- a CDS encoding uracil-DNA glycosylase family protein: MLEVHPEWRDDIAAAYNALDGNYRKFVENGRYIPAQEHIFNAFKTLPKSKLRYILFGQDPYPREASATGYAFIDGAVESIFSESGLSKAVNRATSLRNFVKMALVADGRLQPDELSQEVIAALDKRDLIDSIEELRLNFEKNGVLLLNAALLFEDKRASTRHAKAWQPFVGTLLERIDSNVELILFGNIAKMIQKIPEAGRFRHRCMEHPYNHTFILNENAHRLFGPMHLLKKIENFSKKP, from the coding sequence ATGCTTGAAGTTCATCCCGAGTGGCGCGACGATATCGCCGCAGCCTACAACGCACTCGATGGGAACTACCGGAAGTTTGTAGAGAACGGCCGCTACATCCCTGCGCAAGAGCACATCTTCAACGCTTTCAAGACATTGCCGAAATCGAAACTCCGCTATATCCTTTTTGGCCAGGATCCCTATCCGAGAGAGGCGTCGGCGACGGGCTATGCATTTATCGACGGTGCGGTAGAGTCGATATTTTCCGAAAGTGGTTTGAGCAAAGCGGTCAATCGGGCCACAAGCCTTCGCAATTTCGTCAAAATGGCGCTGGTCGCCGATGGAAGGCTTCAGCCGGATGAACTTTCGCAAGAGGTGATCGCGGCACTCGACAAGCGTGATCTGATCGACTCGATCGAAGAGTTGCGTCTCAACTTCGAAAAAAACGGTGTATTGCTGCTGAATGCCGCACTACTGTTCGAGGATAAACGCGCTTCAACCCGCCATGCCAAAGCGTGGCAACCCTTCGTCGGAACGCTTTTGGAGCGCATCGATAGCAACGTCGAGCTGATCCTTTTCGGCAATATCGCCAAGATGATTCAAAAGATTCCGGAGGCCGGAAGGTTCCGCCATCGATGCATGGAACATCCCTACAACCATACCTTCATTCTCAATGAAAACGCCCACCGTCTCTTCGGACCGATGCATCTTTTGAAAAAAATCGAGAATTTTTCAAAAAAACCTTGA
- the miaA gene encoding tRNA (adenosine(37)-N6)-dimethylallyltransferase MiaA translates to MKTIAILGPTASGKTDLSIELARQYGGVILSLDSLSIYKEIDIASAKPTLHERAGIPHFGIDVVTPDKHFSVATFIDLFKEAKRYAETYGKHLFIVGGTSFYLKALTEGISDIPPIDENVEAEVKKIVSNLSDAHKRLASIDPIYTEKIALNDRYRIEKGLQLYLQTGKEPSRYFAEHPPAPIVRDLSLFEIGVERVELHQRIERRTASMIEAGLVDEVSALEKRYGREPSAMKAIGIIEVLDYFDGKLSFGQMQERIVIHTRQLAKRQCTFNSTQFPPHPKLGRDELKEKISEVLER, encoded by the coding sequence ATGAAAACTATTGCGATATTGGGCCCGACCGCTTCGGGAAAAACCGATCTTTCCATAGAGCTCGCCAGACAATACGGCGGTGTCATCCTTTCACTCGATTCGCTCTCGATCTACAAGGAGATCGATATCGCCTCGGCCAAACCGACACTGCATGAGCGTGCAGGTATTCCGCATTTCGGGATCGATGTCGTCACACCCGACAAACACTTCAGTGTCGCCACGTTCATCGATCTTTTCAAAGAGGCCAAAAGATATGCCGAAACGTACGGCAAACACCTTTTTATCGTCGGAGGCACCAGCTTCTACCTGAAAGCCCTGACAGAAGGGATCTCCGACATACCGCCGATCGATGAAAACGTCGAGGCCGAAGTGAAAAAGATCGTTTCGAATCTCTCCGATGCACACAAGCGCCTCGCCTCGATCGATCCCATCTATACCGAAAAAATCGCGCTCAACGACCGCTACCGCATCGAAAAGGGCCTGCAGCTCTATCTTCAGACAGGAAAGGAGCCGAGCCGATATTTTGCCGAACACCCGCCCGCTCCGATCGTTCGTGACCTCTCTCTCTTTGAAATCGGAGTCGAGAGAGTGGAACTTCACCAGCGCATCGAACGCCGTACGGCAAGCATGATCGAAGCCGGTCTTGTCGATGAAGTCTCTGCCTTGGAAAAGCGCTACGGCAGAGAACCAAGTGCGATGAAGGCGATCGGTATCATCGAAGTACTCGACTATTTCGACGGCAAACTCTCTTTTGGACAAATGCAAGAACGCATCGTTATCCACACGCGGCAGCTGGCCAAACGTCAATGCACCTTCAATAGCACACAGTTTCCGCCCCATCCCAAGCTGGGACGCGACGAACTGAAAGAGAAAATCTCAGAAGTTCTGGAGCGTTAG
- the nuoN gene encoding NADH-quinone oxidoreductase subunit NuoN: protein MLEPISVSMETLNLGTLAPMLVAIVGALGILIIDLIKKDLDKTLYVMLSVLILFVDLGVVFGQRIGERGFFDVMLIDGLAVLSQIIILAASMMFIPLALTSKRFHEYSYPEFFALFLFMVAGFQFMVASDNLILIFVGLETASLALYTLIALHNREKSFEAAIKYFVMGALAAGFYVMGAMIFYALTGSVELYKISEVLAEGGFANMTILLVGVAFMIAALGFKLSMVPFHTWTPDVYEGASAALAGYMSVVPKIAGFVVAMRVFEMLIHSDVVWMRDILYAAVVITMTMANIMALVQHDVKRMLAFSSISHAGFVMAAIMIGTTQANSALFLYWILFLFTNLGAFAMLWVSRHKASIWDSRYDHPYQKFSGMIKIMPVGAVVMALFMLSLAGVPPFSLFWGKLYVMSAAVNSDYIVLALIMAVNSAISAYYYLKLIVYMFLKDPAENEGTVYMRNASKPLQTIIGFSVFLTVFAVLAVDPMLEFITTYVQSSGF, encoded by the coding sequence ATGTTAGAGCCAATTTCAGTCAGCATGGAGACACTGAACCTCGGTACGCTGGCCCCGATGCTCGTAGCGATTGTCGGTGCATTGGGAATTCTGATCATCGATCTGATCAAGAAAGATCTCGACAAGACACTCTATGTCATGTTGAGTGTCCTGATTCTCTTTGTCGATTTGGGCGTCGTCTTCGGCCAAAGAATCGGAGAGCGCGGCTTTTTCGACGTGATGTTGATCGACGGACTTGCCGTCCTTTCGCAGATCATCATTCTGGCGGCATCGATGATGTTCATTCCGCTTGCACTGACATCCAAGCGATTCCACGAATACAGCTATCCGGAGTTTTTCGCACTCTTCCTCTTCATGGTAGCAGGATTCCAATTCATGGTCGCCAGCGACAACCTGATTCTTATCTTCGTCGGTTTGGAGACGGCAAGCCTCGCGCTCTATACGTTGATCGCGTTGCACAACCGTGAAAAATCTTTCGAGGCTGCCATCAAGTATTTCGTGATGGGTGCGCTCGCCGCCGGCTTCTACGTCATGGGTGCGATGATTTTTTACGCGCTTACGGGAAGTGTCGAGCTTTACAAGATTTCCGAAGTCCTGGCAGAGGGTGGATTCGCCAACATGACGATCCTCCTCGTAGGTGTCGCCTTTATGATCGCGGCACTCGGTTTCAAACTTTCCATGGTTCCTTTCCATACATGGACCCCGGATGTCTACGAAGGTGCGAGTGCCGCGTTGGCGGGGTACATGTCTGTCGTTCCGAAAATCGCCGGTTTTGTCGTTGCGATGAGGGTTTTCGAAATGCTCATTCACAGCGATGTCGTCTGGATGCGCGACATTCTCTACGCTGCCGTGGTCATCACGATGACGATGGCGAATATCATGGCGCTCGTGCAGCACGATGTCAAGCGAATGCTCGCGTTCAGCTCAATTTCGCACGCTGGATTCGTCATGGCGGCGATCATGATTGGAACGACACAGGCCAACAGTGCACTCTTCCTTTACTGGATCCTTTTCCTCTTTACCAACCTCGGTGCCTTCGCAATGCTGTGGGTTTCACGTCACAAAGCGTCGATATGGGATTCACGATACGACCATCCGTATCAGAAGTTTTCCGGTATGATCAAAATCATGCCTGTGGGTGCGGTCGTGATGGCTCTATTCATGCTCTCACTGGCCGGTGTTCCTCCCTTTTCGCTCTTTTGGGGAAAACTTTATGTGATGAGTGCCGCGGTAAACAGCGACTATATCGTCCTTGCACTCATCATGGCGGTCAACAGTGCGATTTCAGCCTACTACTATCTGAAGTTGATCGTCTACATGTTCCTCAAAGATCCGGCGGAAAACGAAGGGACGGTCTATATGCGTAACGCATCCAAACCGCTTCAGACGATCATCGGTTTCTCCGTATTTCTTACGGTATTTGCGGTGTTGGCGGTCGATCCTATGCTGGAGTTCATTACGACATATGTTCAGTCGAGCGGCTTTTAA
- a CDS encoding DUF6115 domain-containing protein, producing MNETVLMIAGLAGVMLITLIYMAIKDKETGRKLAMMEAGIDSVNQEIFKLSRTVDMFQKKVMRELDELSQQTIELEIDERVIGQKLQPLALQVQHLQEQIDKIRTELQERVERLDGKVRQVTFAAEHAAPDEQKILQLHAQGLDSASIAKQLRLGKGEVELVLKFSKIHA from the coding sequence GTGAATGAAACGGTCTTGATGATTGCAGGCCTTGCCGGGGTGATGCTGATAACGTTGATCTACATGGCGATCAAAGACAAGGAGACGGGCCGAAAGCTGGCGATGATGGAAGCTGGTATCGACAGTGTGAATCAGGAGATATTCAAACTTTCGAGAACGGTCGACATGTTCCAGAAAAAGGTGATGCGGGAGCTGGACGAGCTTTCGCAACAGACGATCGAATTGGAAATCGATGAACGTGTAATCGGTCAGAAACTGCAGCCGCTTGCGCTTCAGGTTCAGCATCTGCAGGAGCAGATCGACAAGATTCGTACGGAACTTCAGGAGCGTGTCGAGCGGCTCGACGGCAAAGTGCGCCAGGTGACGTTCGCCGCTGAACACGCCGCCCCCGATGAACAGAAGATCCTGCAGTTGCATGCCCAGGGGTTGGACAGCGCCAGTATTGCAAAGCAGCTTCGCCTGGGCAAAGGTGAAGTGGAACTCGTTTTGAAGTTCTCGAAAATTCATGCTTGA
- a CDS encoding tetratricopeptide repeat protein produces MHIRDGAPFRCETVLGEAGEPTSYRCLFRRMPESRLAPIVTDFFDIGFEERKDAFVCLIAPKKQSLIHPLPPPVHENPEISTHPLKISNHWIVIGYEDQPPYLGKKRKFENGLSFPLDFKSYSIPTVGAVDINGDPVFMKNNRDIERFIAVKEAFERGKYKKAYDLASEALESFPNTIFASDFLRYKIKSLAREDMKEHADEIIALGKLFIKRYTSDEYLPEVLLLLARVYSATGFTSDANYFFDRLINEHKGTRFANLGLIYLGDQLYINGKVKEATKRYLEAYYSAKDIDVASLAAYKLAIRYLDRGMTKDAVSYLEKIWKRNPDFLLKEKEDAHSIAQQLAARRAYDLAIEINKGLLKKLKKLDDIYETVMFEIAEWYDEKGDVRSAIDWYEKYLDAFAYGEFSDKAKENLDALFVMSNDANATEALRKYESLMREYRGSPIADKALAAKLKVLLAEKRFDEVLALSDMIDTIETPEAKRAAEETRTAAARALFDEAVKRKECKTGIAMVEKYGIETAEKEDDYLYGCYAKYARYEDALKIAERHLGEKNLKERIVWLCRSVHMLTSLRRYREALKASADVRALSGKGAEKACPNLPWDEVKAYHALSDYAKEIALIRQMARRYGNDMRMAEIYRMGYDSAKKAGDTLQQFWMLKRLIALQNSKGSHPYSPWVEFEAIRLLKAQKKYKEALAIAEGMETLSLSGEKRGRWLYEKGLLYRLTGRQKASKEAFRECAAVKGGGAWRKLCEEALTLQNF; encoded by the coding sequence TTGCATATTCGCGACGGTGCACCGTTTCGCTGCGAAACGGTGTTGGGCGAAGCGGGTGAACCCACATCCTACCGCTGTCTCTTCAGACGGATGCCCGAGAGCCGTCTGGCTCCCATCGTGACCGACTTTTTCGACATAGGGTTCGAAGAGAGAAAAGATGCCTTTGTCTGTCTGATCGCTCCGAAAAAACAGAGTCTTATCCACCCGCTTCCTCCACCCGTTCATGAAAATCCGGAAATCTCCACCCACCCTCTGAAAATTTCGAACCACTGGATCGTGATAGGCTATGAAGATCAGCCTCCCTATCTTGGAAAAAAACGAAAATTCGAAAACGGACTCTCGTTCCCGCTGGATTTCAAGTCATACAGTATTCCCACGGTCGGTGCAGTGGATATCAACGGCGATCCCGTCTTTATGAAAAACAATCGTGATATCGAACGCTTCATTGCGGTCAAAGAGGCTTTTGAACGCGGCAAATACAAAAAAGCGTACGATCTGGCAAGCGAGGCGCTCGAAAGTTTCCCGAACACCATTTTCGCCAGCGATTTTCTACGCTACAAGATCAAATCTCTGGCGAGGGAGGATATGAAAGAGCATGCAGACGAGATCATCGCATTGGGAAAGCTCTTCATCAAACGCTACACTTCCGACGAATATCTTCCCGAAGTACTGCTGCTGCTCGCACGTGTCTACAGTGCAACCGGGTTTACCAGCGATGCCAACTACTTTTTCGATCGTCTCATAAACGAGCACAAAGGGACGCGGTTCGCCAATCTCGGTCTTATCTATCTTGGCGATCAGCTCTATATCAACGGCAAGGTGAAAGAGGCGACCAAACGTTATCTCGAAGCCTACTACAGTGCAAAAGATATCGATGTCGCATCGTTGGCGGCATACAAACTCGCCATCCGTTACCTCGATCGGGGCATGACGAAAGATGCGGTCTCCTACCTGGAAAAGATATGGAAGAGAAATCCCGATTTTCTTCTCAAAGAGAAAGAGGATGCACACTCCATCGCGCAGCAGCTCGCCGCAAGAAGGGCGTACGACCTGGCGATCGAAATCAATAAGGGATTGCTGAAAAAACTGAAAAAACTGGACGATATCTATGAAACGGTGATGTTCGAGATCGCCGAATGGTACGATGAAAAAGGGGATGTCAGATCGGCGATCGATTGGTATGAAAAGTATCTTGACGCTTTTGCCTACGGTGAATTCAGCGACAAGGCGAAAGAGAATCTCGATGCACTCTTCGTCATGAGCAACGATGCCAATGCAACGGAAGCACTCAGAAAGTACGAGAGCCTGATGCGTGAATATCGAGGCTCCCCGATCGCCGACAAAGCTTTGGCCGCCAAACTGAAAGTGCTGTTGGCAGAAAAACGTTTCGACGAGGTACTGGCACTCTCGGATATGATCGACACGATCGAAACGCCGGAAGCGAAACGGGCGGCCGAAGAGACTCGCACCGCGGCGGCCAGAGCGCTTTTTGACGAAGCCGTGAAACGGAAGGAGTGTAAAACTGGTATCGCGATGGTCGAGAAGTATGGCATCGAGACGGCAGAGAAGGAGGACGACTATCTCTACGGCTGCTATGCCAAGTATGCACGCTATGAGGATGCATTGAAAATCGCGGAGAGACATCTCGGAGAAAAAAACCTCAAAGAACGGATTGTCTGGCTTTGCAGATCGGTTCATATGCTGACATCGCTGAGGCGTTATCGCGAAGCCCTGAAGGCCTCTGCCGACGTGAGGGCTTTGAGTGGAAAAGGTGCAGAGAAGGCGTGCCCGAATCTTCCGTGGGACGAGGTGAAAGCGTACCATGCGCTGTCGGACTACGCCAAAGAGATAGCCCTCATCCGTCAAATGGCCAGACGCTACGGGAACGATATGCGTATGGCCGAAATCTATCGGATGGGATACGACAGCGCCAAAAAAGCGGGAGATACGCTTCAGCAGTTCTGGATGCTGAAAAGACTCATCGCCCTGCAAAACAGCAAAGGGAGCCATCCCTACTCGCCGTGGGTAGAATTTGAGGCGATACGACTTTTGAAAGCGCAGAAAAAGTATAAAGAGGCACTCGCGATCGCCGAAGGGATGGAAACACTCTCTTTGAGTGGGGAAAAACGTGGCAGATGGCTCTATGAGAAAGGGCTGCTCTATCGTCTGACAGGTAGACAGAAGGCGTCGAAAGAGGCATTCAGGGAGTGTGCCGCCGTCAAAGGGGGCGGAGCGTGGCGGAAGCTCTGCGAAGAGGCGCTAACGCTCCAGAACTTCTGA